One Gossypium hirsutum isolate 1008001.06 chromosome A11, Gossypium_hirsutum_v2.1, whole genome shotgun sequence genomic window carries:
- the LOC107944845 gene encoding probable LRR receptor-like serine/threonine-protein kinase At1g74360: protein MKKKFIISGDQAISWRCFTLFIFSLMISANVVNGDSLETDKEALLNLKAFLEEHNRVNRGIYSEWNVDKSISPCQWQGISCSSSSVVGQQRVIGINLSENNISGEMFHNFSALTNLQHLDLSSNTIGGAVPDDLNRCKSLVYLNLSHNILGGNLVFKGLNRLEKLDLSTNRFNGDIKVSFPGICQNLIVANLSTNNFTGEISSCFDECWNLKHLDLSSNNFSGSLWSGFSRLVGFSVSENSISGVVSGSMFADNCSLHHLDLSENKFHGELPGEISNCRDLVILNVGGNNFTGPIPSELGSISSIEALFLGDNRFSSLIPESLLNLTNLEFLDVSKHSFGGEIQKIFGRFKQVKFLLLHGNAYTGGIDTSGILKLQNISRLDLSKNQFSGPLPVEISQMPSLNFLMLSNNQFTGSIPPEYGNFSQLQTLDLSFNRLSGSIPPELGKLNSMLWLMLANNSLSGEIPPEIGNCTSLLWLNLANNQLSGRIPPELAKIGRSATRTFELNRLRNDTIIAGSGECSAMMRWIPADYPPFSFVYTILTRKSCRSIWDRLLKGYGLFPVCTAGSVVRTLQISGYLQLSGNQFSGSIPSDIGTMQNFSMLHLGFNDFSGELPAQISQLPLVVLNITRNQFLGQIPAEIGNIKCLQNLDLSYNNFSGIFPTSFSNLTDLTKFNISYNRYISGVVPTIGQFGTFEKDSYLGNPLLDVPDFMDNKTNHLPNHNGTRKRSASFAVLIVAVALTLTALAFVVLSVLVCRQVNSRSEPQRYLLQDTKYRPDLASSSSGSSDTIKVIRLDKTAFTHADILRATGNFSDDRILGKGGFGTVYRGVLPDGREVAVKKLQREGIEGEKEFRAEMEVLSGNGFGWPHPNLVTLYGWCLHGLEKILVYEYMGGGSLEDIISDRIRLTWWKRIDIAVDIARALVFLHHECYPAIVHRDVKASNVLLDKDGRARVTDFGLARIVDIGDSHVSTMVAGTVGYVAPEYGQTWQATTKGDVYSYGVLAMELATGRRAVDGGDECLVEWGKRVMGKGRNVSSRAVIPVMLLGSGLSVGAEEMFELLRIGVRCTAEAPQDRPNMKEVLGMLIRITSNRADFNYGIS from the exons ATGAAGAAGAAGTTCATCATATCAGGAGACCAAGCTATTTCCTGGCGTTGTTTTACTTTGTTCATATTCTCCCTTATGATTTCAG CTAATGTTGTCAATGGAGATTCACTAGAAACAGACAAGGAAGCTCTGTTGAATTTGAAAGCATTCCTTGAAGAACACAATCGAGTAAACCGAGGAATATATTCAGAATGGAATGTTGATAAATCCATTTCACCATGTCAATGGCAAGGAATCTCTTGTTCTTCGTCGTCTGTTGTTGGACAACAAAGAGTCATTGGTATAAACTTGTCTGAAAACAACATTTCTGGGGAAATGTTCCATAATTTCTCAGCTTTAACAAATCTTCAACACCTCGATCTCTCGAGCAACACCATCGGCGGAGCCGTACCAGACGATTTGAACCGATGCAAAAGCCTTGTGTACCTCAACTTGTCACATAATATCCTTGGAGGAAACCTAGTGTTTAAAGGGTTGAATCGTTTAGAAAAGCTTGATTTGTCTACGAACAGGTTTAATGGCGATATCAAAGTTAGTTTCCCAGGGATTTGCCAGAACCTGATTGTTGCAAACCTTTCAACTAACAATTTCACTGGTGAAATCAGTAGCTGCTTTGATGAATGCTGGAACTTGAAGCATCTTGATTTGAGTTCCAACAATTTTTCTGGTAGTTTATGGAGTGGATTTTCGAGGCTTGTTGGATTTTCAGTGTCGGAGAACTCTATTTCCGGGGTGGTTTCGGGTTCGATGTTTGCAGACAATTGTAGTTTACACCATTTAGACCTGTCTGAAAACAAGTTTCATGGTGAACTCCCAGGCGAGATATCAAACTGCAGAGATTTGGTTATCTTGAATGTAGGGGGAAACAATTTTACAGGGCCAATTCCATCAGAATTGGGATCGATTTCCAGTATTGAAGCCTTGTTCTTAGGGGACAACAGGTTTTCGAGTTTGATACCGGAATCTTTACTGAACTTAACGAATTTGGAGTTCTTGGATGTGAGCAAACACAGTTTTGGTGGGGAGATTCAAAAGATTTTTGGGAGATTCAAACAGGTGAAGTTTTTGTTGTTACATGGGAATGCATACACAGGAGGGATCGATACGTCCGGTATTCTCAAGCTACAGAACATTTCTCGATTAGACCTGAGTAAGAATCAATTCTCTGGTCCATTGCCTGTTGAAATTTCTCAAATGCCAAGCTTGAATTTCTTGATGCTGTCCAACAATCAGTTTACAGGTAGTATACCACCTGAATATGGAAACTTCTCACAGTTGCAAACTCTAGACCTGTCCTTCAACCGGCTTTCGGGATCGATCCCACCCGAGCTCGGGAAACTGAACTCTATGTTATGGTTGATGCTTGCAAACAACTCTCTTAGTGGCGAAATTCCTCCAGAGATTGGGAACTGCACTAGCTTGTTATggctaaatcttgctaacaatCAACTATCTGGAAGAATTCCTCCTGAGTTGGCTAAGATCGGAAGAAGCGCTACCCGAACATTTGAGTTGAACCGTTTGCGCAACGACACGATCATTGCTGGTTCGGGTGAGTGCTCGGCAATGATGAGGTGGATACCAGCAGACTATCCACCTTTCAGTTTTGTGTATACAATTCTCACTAGGAAGAGTTGTAGGAGCATATGGGACCGGTTGCTTAAAGGCTACGGTCTTTTCCCAGTTTGCACTGCAGGTTCAGTGGTTAGGACACTTCAAATCTCGGGATATCTTCAACTTAGCGGTAACCAGTTTTCGGGTTCAATCCCTTCGGATATCGGTACAATGCAGAATTTCAGTATGTTGCACTTGGGTTTCAATGACTTCAGTGGTGAACTGCCTGCACAAATTAGTCAATTGCCACTTGTTGTCCTGAATATAACCCGAAACCAGTTTTTAGGACAAATTCCAGCAGAGATTGGCAATATCAAATGCTTGCAGAATCTAGATTTGTCATACAATAACTTTTCTGGCATATTTCCAACAAGTTTTAGCAACCTGACTGATCTCACCAAGTTCAACATTTCGTACAATCGGTACATTTCTGGGGTTGTTCCAACAATCGGACAATTCGGAACGTTCGAGAAAGACTCGTACCTTGGAAATCCGCTACTGGATGTTCCAGATTTCATGGATAATAAAACAAATCATTTACCAAACCATAATGGTACACGAAAAAGATCAGCCAGCTTTGCTGTGCTTATAGTGGCAGTAGCTCTCACACTAACCGCTCTCGCTTTTGTGGTTCTATCGGTTTTGGTTTGCAGACAGGTGAATTCCCGATCCGAACCCCAGAGGTATCTCTTACAAGATACGAAGTATCGACCTGATCTAGCATCTAGCTCTAGTGGATCATCGGATACTATCAAGGTCATCCGTTTGGATAAAACAGCTTTTACACATGCTGATATTTTGAGGGCCACAGGTAACTTTTCGGACGATAGGATTCTCGGGAAAGGAGGGTTCGGGACAGTGTACCGAGGTGTATTGCCGGATGGAAGAGAAGTAGCGGTAAAAAAGCTACAAAGAGAAGGAATTGAAGGTGAAAAGGAGTTTAGGGCTGAAATGGAAGTTCTCAGTGGCAATGGCTTTGGTTGGCCACATCCTAACCTTGTAACGCTCTATGGTTGGTGCCTTCATGGATTAGAGAAAATATTGGTGTATGAATACATGGGAGGTGGGAGTTTGGAAGATATTATATCGGATCGAATCCGATTAACATGGTGGAAACGAATCGACATTGCAGTCGATATTGCACGAGCATTAGTGTTCTTACATCATGAATGCTACCCCGCCATTGTTCACCGAGATGTTAAGGCTAGCAATGTCCTGTTAGATAAAGATGGTAGGGCTAGAGTCACGGATTTCGGTCTTGCGAGAATTGTCGATATTGGCGATAGCCATGTCAGCACAATGGTGGCGGGAACTGTCGGTTATGTAGCACCGGAATACGGGCAGACATGGCAAGCCACGACAAAAGGTGATGTGTATAGCTATGGAGTATTAGCAATGGAACTTGCAACCGGTCGACGAGCTGTGGACGGAGGTGACGAATGCCTGGTGGAATGGGGCAAACGTGTTATGGGAAAGGGACGAAATGTATCAAGTCGAGCTGTGATACCGGTTATGCTTTTGGGATCAGGACTATCGGTTGGTGCCGAGGAGATGTTCGAGTTGCTTCGGATCGGCGTTCGATGCACGGCCGAAGCTCCACAAGATAGACCGAACATGAAAGAGGTGTTGGGTATGTTAATTAGAATCACAAGCAATCGAGCAGATTTCAACTATGGCATCTCATGA
- the LOC107912119 gene encoding 40S ribosomal protein S2-2 codes for MAERGGGERGAFRRGFGGGRGDRGPRGRRRGRKDEEEKWVPVTKLGRLVKSGKITSLEQIYLHSLPIKEYQIIDQLVGPSLKDEVMKITPVQKQTRAGQRTRFKAFVVVGDGNGHVGLGVKCSKEVATAIRGAIILAKLSVIPVRRGYWGNKIGKPHTVPCKVTGKCGSVTVRMVPAPRGAGIVAARVPKKVLQFAGIEDVFTSSRGSTKTLGNFVKATFECLLKTYGFLTPDFWKETRFTRSPFQEYTDLLGKPAKTLVLEDAERLDV; via the exons ATGGCAGAAAGAGGCGGCGGAGAACGTGGCGCTTTTAGGCGCGGCTTCGGTGGAGGAAGGGGTGACCGTGGTCCAAGAGGCAGGCGCCGTGGCCGCAAGGACGAAGAGGAGAAATGGGTACCCGTCACGAAACTCGGCCGTTTAGTCAAATCCGGGAAAATCACGTCCCTCGAACAAATTTACCTCCACTCTCTCCCTATCAAAGAGTACCAAATCATCGACCAGCTCGTCGGCCCTTCCTTGAAAGACGAAGTCATGAAGATCACTCCCGTCCAGAAACAAACACGTGCCGGCCAGCGCACGCGTTTCAAGGCCTTCGTCGTCGTCGGAGACGGAAACGGACACGTCGGGTTGGGTGTCAAGTGCAGCAAAGAAGTTGCGACGGCCATAAGAGGGGCGATAATATTGGCGAAGTTGTCGGTTATCCCGGTGAGGAGAGGTTATTGGGGGAATAAGATCGGGAAACCCCATACGGTGCCGTGTAAGGTTACCGGGAAATGTGGATCCGTTACTGTTAGGATGGTGCCTGCTCCGAGAGGTGCGGGGATTGTGGCTGCTAGGGTCCCCAAGAAAGTTCTTCAGTTTGCAGGGATCGAAGATGTTTTCACTTCTTCCAGGGGATCCACTAAGACTCTTGGTAACTTTGTCAAG GCCACCTTTGAGTGTCTTCTGAAAACTTATGGTTTCTTGACTCCCGATTTCTGGAAAGAGACTCGTTTCACAAGGTCTCCTTTCCAAGAGTATACTGATCTGTTGGGAAAGCCGGCAAAGACCCTTGTACTTGAAGATGCAGAGAGGTTGGACGTATAG